Proteins from a genomic interval of Lolium perenne isolate Kyuss_39 chromosome 1, Kyuss_2.0, whole genome shotgun sequence:
- the LOC127301815 gene encoding pathogenesis-related protein STH-2-like → MVDGCVITEDCALAVSTDRMWKVSCSGDALVKTCAGIFDSVDVEGDGGPGSVTTLTLSAAAAAAPGAGGSVVRSRVLVRDNATLVLRNEVLKGSKQVSGQLKSQVTEVKFEPAGEGACVAKFKVEYERLDGGGALSAEEQAELIGGYLALMKIVETYLVANPSEYA, encoded by the coding sequence ATGGTGGATGGCTGCGTGATCACCGAGGATTGTGCCCTGGCGGTGTCCACAGACCGGATGTGGAAGGTGTCCTGCTCCGGTGATGCCTTGGTTAAGACCTGTGCGGGCATCTTCGACTCCGTGGACGTGGAGGGCGACGGCGGCCCCGGCAGCGTCACCACCCTGACGCTCAGcgcagcggcagcggcggcgccagGTGCGGGCGGCAGCGTGGTCAGGAGCCGCGTGTTGGTGCGCGACAACGCGACGCTGGTGCTAAGGAATGAGGTGCTGAAGGGCAGCAAGCAGGTGAGCGGCCAGCTCAAGTCGCAGGTGACCGAGGTAAAGTTCGAACCGGCCGGGGAAGGCGCATGCGTGGCCAAGTTCAAGGTGGAGTATGAGAGGCTCGACGGAGGCGGGGCGCTGAGCGCGGAGGAACAGGCGGAGCTCATCGGGGGCTACCTCGCCCTGATGAAGATAGTCGAGACCTACCTTGTTGCCAACCCTTCCGAGTACGCCTGA